A single window of Lutzomyia longipalpis isolate SR_M1_2022 chromosome 1, ASM2433408v1 DNA harbors:
- the LOC129786753 gene encoding unconventional myosin-IXa-like isoform X3, protein MQSTDSSPSSGDCSRYILQVYVGALSLHYEALSVEASKQTTAEEIVSCIVERLGLPGSNYELAEVADESKERRLSPEEKPVSVMLLWPMHSERDFHRFYLRESQNDVPWLENYGLDPQILRDFIPFLLQPENREYPDLCQLPDLNESTLLENLRQRFDAGHIYTYVGSILIAVNPFKFHPIYNPKYVRLYQNQKVGPILPPHIFAIADNAYYCMLKEKRNQCVVISGESGSGKTESTNFLLHHLTALSQKGSHGSGVEQTILSAGPVLEAFGNAKTAHNNNSSRFGKFIQVNYRENGLVQGAVVQKYLLEKSRIVSQGPYERNYHVFYYLLSGATEQEREALHLLPADKYNYLNAKNLILENCDEKYEFSRLKQSMEMVGFSAEKQRRLFNVLSAVLLLGNVEFFPKKSTYHHDESVQVRNSDVVSIISELLKVKHDTLLAALTSKRVKASGETLIMQYKLPEAIAARDALAKCLYGALFDWIVLQVNHALLNKDPTGPPHTGHSIGVLDIFGFEDFGAQNSFEQLCINYANEHLQYYFNLHVFKYEQNEYKREGIKWRDIEFMDNSGCLQLFESKPTGLLCILDDLCNFPGATNEALLQKYNTVHRDNPFYEKPQKKENAFIIKHYAGKVKYQVAEMREKNLDLMRQDIVSVLKNSSMAFVRELVGADPVAVFRWAILRAFFRGYFAFRTAGIKHRQERADQAFNKVTVKTRFRPHNDLLISHLVTVSAVNLTINRIAKNKSFRPRERPKKGLKNLQTVKTLTAGQNLSNQTSIKTRKQPLTVSAQFQNSLTALMDTLNQANPFFIRCIKSNPSKIPNKFDDNTVTRQLRYTGMLETVRIRRAGYNVRLTYEEFIQLYRILLPKGLVSSQKDVRDFMNTMDLNKQHYQLGVTKIYMRESQKMRLDIKLHTKILGSIVKIQRWFRSILQRRKFVILRSAVVTIQSFWRMCMAQKQLLGLRQERAAAVIQATWRMYVTRKWFTKLKNGTILLQSHIRGKLARAKFKIMFKQKLLKERSKLRPTQSLPANERSIDALPDVDTYTGQRVTLTKPHSSLDTELEHAAKATRNAHSQYYQHGNRSEENLLDYSLLTASMEQRDVLNKAENQFRSLMISSGNNNKAFGNSNSDEYRHPDYQNVKYSQHDKQQHFQRQSHQEESSSLVTMNDIRKAYMTYIESPKSYDPLKAPVRRVDSGPTPVRRSVVRYDENPNRIMGLTRNVGNLGNSNVEIVYVDTNIDPSAASSVESTSTPTLRNPPGVNNQQQQQQQYLSQAYKPSRREIICRSAGDEINSNYQAAQGKAQGYPTSPAHQQSASSQNVYVQQEHPQEFLQKAFYSAPKGKAAALLGTITEDKVRAAKEQGDFTYHSKTGRRVKTNLSDDVSDLHGHIVHPRRVALSSESLRRRNSDPSTNKVPLLEVNRGNDMYQSSTHINIAGHRFRKAARIGKAEKCASCEKSDAFVNEGHRCLDCKVLVHTKCIQNGGVKTLQCEAKRSKRRKMPEKGNEKPMTPNSKYSGTREYTDSTDKIISDAKELQLMQDFITQKICKMESETSGKPSEVDRVFKQALREFKDNLVAHYSVAHKQNSDALNIKYRDLIANFEQVMETCCGGRKDDFPLTMGVNAFRGFMNEFMNSRETEKPKTKRKKDKKRKIEEHTSFNGHTFQLTIINIPTACEICQLFLLWPIERGLVCQNCRLTCHKKCYQKTVPCNKISGSSGNISSSQSALVGSKLFGCSLTSLCAAEGGVKIPVQIEQLITKIEMHGLYAEGIYRKSGVNSKIKELKMRMSDSVMSNEVNYESYNVHVLTNVLKSFLREMPEPLLSFDRYDDFLRAAELSETNDRVQTMLSLIKKLPPCHHALLERLIFHLALVAQREQYNRMSASSLAIVFAPCVLRTNRIVPAQDSLNDIGRQTKCIETLITQKMHNVKSTLADIDTLDTAAHTATTRLSTLRSSKVFTPEELAPRQGNLESEAEEILLEGHIQEIKKEKALLTSTLPSLARASSDDDLLSTDLDGEGGSLDDLILLGGECRDPNKDSVDSALCSLGESSRNTFNSDVEMMEYTAREQGSEYLHSPRSQQISMEREAFLRGAVAYNPKVASTSKWSSSQQNLSQGPVKQSPCELQRQKPIVMRSISTGYDTPSTVTIQHHQQPPGGSGAGESSGVAKEPKTKGGRKSKRQNSLDDEPIMV, encoded by the exons GTGTACGTGGGAGCTCTTTCCCTGCACTATGAGGCGCTGAGTGTGGAAGCATCTAAACAAACAACCGCCGAAGAAATCGTTTCATGTATTGTTGAACGCTTAGGGCTACCG GGAAGCAATTATGAACTCGCCGAAGTGGCTGATGAGAGCAAAGAGCGACGATTGTCGCCAGAAGAAAAGCCCGTGTCAGTTATGCTCCTGTGGCCAATGCATTcagaaagagattttcatag GTTTTATCTACGCGAATCCCAAAATGATGTTCCCTGGCTAGAGAATTATGGTTTAGATCCGCAAATTTTGCGtgattttataccatttttgcTGCAGCCAGAGAATCGGGAATATCCAGACTTGTGCCAATTGCCAGACTTGAATGAGTCAACATTGTTGGAGAATTTAAGACAACGCTTCGATGCTGGTCATATTTATACTTACGTAGGGAGTATTTTAATAGCTGTGAACCCATTCAAATTTCATCCAATCTACAATCCCAAGTATGTAAGGCTGTATCAAAATCAAAAAGTCGGACCCATTCTCCCGCCACACATCTTTGCAATTGCCGACAATGCATATTATTGTATGCTTAAGGAGAAAAGAAATCAG TGTGTCGTGATAAGTGGTGAGAGTGGTTCGGGGAAGACGGAAAGCACAAATTTTCTCCTGCACCACCTCACGGCACTATCACAAAAGGGATCCCATGGGTCTGGTGTTGAGCAGACAATTCTCAGTGCTGGTCCCGTTCTTGAGGCATTTGGCAATGCCAAGACGGCGCATAACAACAATTCCAGTCGCTTTGGGAAGTTTATTCAAGTGAATTATCGTGAAAATGGATTGGTTCAGGGTGCCGTGGTGCAGAAGTATCTGCTGGAGAAGAGTCGAATTGTCTCGCAG GGCCCCTATGAGAGAAACTATCATGTCTTTTATTACCTGCTTTCGGGAGCTACTGAACAAGAGCGTGAGGCTCTTCATTTGCTCCCGGCTGACAAGTACAATTACTTGAATGCAAAGAATCTAATCCTGGAGAATTGCGATGAGAAATATGAATTCTCGCGACTGAAGCAGAGCATGGAGATGGTTGGTTTCTCAGCGGAGAAGCAAAGACGGCTATTTAATGTGCTCTCAGCAGTTCTTCTCCTTGGGAATGTTGAATTCTTCCCGAAGAAGTCCACCTACCACCATGACGAAAGTGTTCAAGTGCGCAATTCTGATGTTGTGTCGATCATCTCGGAATTGCTGAAAGTGAAGCACGACACACTGTTGGCAGCATTGACATCGAAGCGTGTTAAGGCGAGCGGTGAAACACTCATTATGCAATACAAACTACCTGAAGCAATTGCAGCACGAGATGCACTGGCAAAGTGTCTCTATGGGGCGCTATTTGATTGGATTGTGCTGCAGGTGAATCATGCATTGCTGAATAAGGACCCCACGGGTCCACCACACACGGGGCATTCAATTGGTGTATTGGATATCTTTGGATTTGAGGACTTTGGGGCGCAAAACTCATTTGAGCAGCTATGCATTAATTATGCCAATGAACATCTCCAGTATTATTTTAATCTACATGTGTTCAAGTATGAGCAAAATGAGTACAAGCGGGAGGGCATAAAATGGCGTGATATTGAGTTTATGGACAATTCCGGATGCTTACAGCTCTTTGAGTCTAAACCCACGGGATTGCTGTGCATTCTCGATGATCTCTGCAA ctTCCCTGGAGCAACAAATGAGGCTCTCTTGCAGAAATACAACACAGTCCATCGTGACAATCCATTCTATGAGAAGCCacagaagaaggaaaatgcatttattattaaacaCTACGCGGGAAAAGTCAAGTATCAG GTCGCTGAAATGCGTGAGAAGAATTTAGATTTAATGCGACAAGACATTGTGAGTGTCCTGAAGAATTCAAGTATGGCTTTCGTGCGAGAACTGGTGGGAGCAGATCCGGTTGCCGTTTTCCGTTGGGCAATCCTGAGGGCCTTCTTCCGGGGGTACTTTGCTTTCCGGACGGCTGGCATCAAGCATCGACAAGAGAGAGCTGATCAGGCATTTAACAAAGTGACGGTGAAAACGCGATTTAGACCACACAACGATTTGCTAATCAG TCATCTTGTCACCGTATCCGCTGTGAATTTAACAATTAACAGAATTGC gaaaaataaatcattccgCCCTCGAGAGCGTCCAAAGAAGGGTCTCAAAAATCTCCAAACAGTTAAAACACTCACAGCAGGGCAGAATTTGTCCAATCAAACGTCCATTAAGACGAGAAAGCAGCCACTAACGGTTTCAGCACAATTCCAAAATTCCCTAACAGCCCTGATGGATACCTTGAATCAG gcAAATCCCTTTTTTATCCGATGCATCAAGTCAAACCCATCAAAAATACCCAACAAATTTGATGATAACACTGTGACGAGACAG CTGCGATACACGGGAATGCTGGAAACGGTGCGAATCCGCCGAGCGGGCTACAATGTACGGCTGACCTATGAAGAGTTCATTCAGCTGTACCGAATCCTCCTGCCAAAGGGTCTCGTGAGTTCGCAGAAGGATGTGCGGGATTTCATGAATACCATGGACCTCAATAAGCAACACTACCAACTTG GTGTTACAAAGATCTACATGCGTGAATCTCAGAAGATGCGACTGGATATAAAGTTGCATACAAAGATACTCGGGAGTATTGTGAAGATCCAACGATGGTTCCGTAGCATCCTGCAGCGACGGAAGTTTGTTATACTCCGTTCGGCTGTTGTGACAATTCAGAGCTTCTGGAGGATGTGTATGGCACAGAAGCAGCTGCTTGGCTTACGGCAGGAACGTGCTGCGGCCGTGATACAGGCCACGTGGCGAATGTATGTGACACGGAAATGGTTTACAAAGCTGAAGAATGGCACAATCCTCCTGCAATCGCACATCCGAGGGAAATTGGCGAGAGCTAAATTCAAGATAATGTTCAAACAG AAGTTGCTGAAAGAGAGATCGAAGTTGCGACCAACACAGAGTTTGCCAGCCAATGAGAGGTCGATCGATGCATTGCCGGACGTTGACACGTACACCGGGCAGAGAGTGACACTGACAAAGCCGCACAGCAGTCTAGACACGGAGCTGGAGCACGCAGCAAAGGCAACACGCAACGCACACTCCCAGTACTACCAACATGGAAATCGCAGTGAGGAGAATCTCCTCGACTATTCCCTGCTGACGGCGTCGATGGAGCAACGTGATGTACTCAATAAGgcggaaaatcaatttaggaGCCTCATGATATCGTCCGGGAACAATAATAAAGCATTCGGGAATAGCAATAGTGATGAATATCGCCATCCGGATTATCAGAATGTTAAATACTCACAGCATGATAAGCAGCAGCATTTTCAGCGGCAATCGCATCAAGAGGAGTCATCCAGTCTTGTCACAATGAATGATATCCGGAAAGCTTATATGACGTACATCGAATCTCCCAAGAG CTATGATCCTCTGAAGGCTCCCGTGCGTCGTGTGGATTCAGGACCGACGCCAGTACGACGCAGTGTGGTGCGCTACGATGAGAATCCAAATAGAATAATGGGCCTCACGCGCAATGTGGGCAATTTGGGCAATAGTAATGTGGAAATTGTCTATGTGGACACGAATATTGATCCCTCAGCTGCATCCTCAGTGGAGAGCACGAGTACACCAACCTTGAGGAATCCACCGGGTGTGAATAatcaacagcagcagcagcagcaataTCTTTCGCAGGCATACAAACCATCTCGACGAGAGATAATCTGTCGAAGTGCTGGAGATgagataaattcaaattatcaaGCAGCACAGGGAAAGGCACAGGGATACCCCACAAGTCCAGCCCATCAGCAGAGTGCCTCAAGTCAGAATGTCTACGTGCAGCAAGAGCATCCGCAGGAATTCCTCCAGAAGGCCTTCTATTCAGCACCAAAAGGTAAAGCAGCTGCTCTTCTGGGTACAATAACCGAGGACAAGGTACGAGCGGCAAAGGAGCAAGGAGACTTTACGTATCACAGCAAGACTGGGCGACGCGTGAAGACGAATCTGAGTGATGATGTGAGTGATCTCCATGGGCACATTGTTCATCCGCGACGTGTTGCTCTGAGTTCGGAGAGTCTCCGACGCAGGAATTCAGATCCCAGTACGAATAAAGTGCCCCTACTTGAGGTGAATCGTGGCAATGACATGTACCAATCCAGCACGCACATTAACATTGCTGGTCACCGTTTCCGGAAGGCGGCACGCATTGGGAAGGCGGAAAAGTGTGCGAGTTGCGAGAAGAGTGATGCATTCGTGAATGAGGGACATCGCTGTCTCGACTGCAAGGTGCTCGTTCACACAAAATGCATCCAAAATGGTGGTGTGAAGACACTCCAATGCGAGGCGAAGCGCTCAAAGCGCCGAAAGATGCCGGAGAAGGGCAATGAGAAGCCCATGACGCCCAATTCAAAATACTCAGGAACGCGCGAGTACACAGACTCGACGGATAAGATCATCAGTGATGCCAAAGAGTTGCAATTAATGCAGGATTTCATCACGCAGAAGATTTGCAAGATGGAAAGTGAGACCTCGGGGAAGCCCTCGGAGGTGGATCGTGTATTCAAGCAGGCACTGCGGGAGTTCAAGGATAACCTCGTGGCGCACTATAGTGTGGCCCATAAGCAAAATTCCGATGCACTCAATATTAAATATCGCGACTTAATTGCCAACTTTGAGCAAGTTATGGAGACATGCTGTGGTGGGCGGAAGGATGACTTTCCCCTCACGATGGGTGTTAATGCCTTCCGGggatttatgaatgaatttatgaattcACGTGAGACGGAAAAGCCCAAAACGAAGCGAAAGAAGGATAAAAAGCGCAAAATTGAAGAGCATACAAGCTTCAAtg GTCATACCTTCCAATTGACGATTATCAACATTCCAACAGCATGCGAAATTTGTCAACTTTTCCTTCTGTGGCCCATTGAACGGGGATTG GTGTGCCAAAATTGCCGGCTGACGTGCCACAAGAAGTGCTACCAGAAAACAGTGCCGTGTAATAAAATCTCCGGCTCATCGGGTAATATTTCATCTTCACAGTCTGCCCTTGTTGGTTCCAAACTCTTTGGGTGTAGTCTAACGAGTCTCTGTGCTGCTGAGGGTGGAGTTAAGATTCCCGTGCAAATTGAACAGTTAATCACGAAGATTGAGATGCACGGATTGTACGCTGAGGGAATTTACCGGAAGAGTGGGGTAAATTCGAAAATTAAAGAGCTTAAAATGCGAATGTCCGACAGTGTGATGTCCAATGAGGTGAACTACGAGAGCTACAATGTTCACGTGCTGACGAATGTTCTCAAATCATTCCTACGGGAAATGCCCGAACCATTGTTGTCGTTTGATCGCTACGATGACTTCCTGCGAGCGGCTGAGCTGTCGGAGACAAATGATCGTGTTCAGACGATGTTGTCACTGATTAAGAAGCTCCCGCCGTGTCATCATGCCCTTCTTGAGCGTCTAATCTTCCATTTGGCACTCGTGGCGCAGAGGGAGCAATACAATAGGATGTCTGCCAGTTCATTGGCCATTGTCTTTGCTCCGTGTGTCCTAAGGACAAATCGCATTGTCCCGGCGCAGGATAGTTTAAATGACATCGGCAGGCAGACAAAGTGCATTGAGACACTCATTACGCAGAAGATGCACAATGTTAAGAGCACCCTGGCGGACATTGATACACTCGATACAGCAGCACATACAGCCACAACGCGTCTCAGTACTCTACGTAGCTCTAAAGTGTTCACACCGGAAGAACTCGCCCCGCGACAGGGTAATTTGGAGTCAGAAGCTGAAGAAATTCTCCTTGAGGGGCATATTCAGGAGATTAAGAAGGAGAAGGCTCTCCTGACGTCGACACTGCCAAGTTTGGCACGTGCTAGCTCTGATGATGATCTCCTGTCGACGGATCTCGATGGCGAGGGGGGAAGTCTCGATGATTTAATTCTCCTCGGTGGGGAGTGTAGAGATCCAAATAAGGATAGTGTGGACTCAGCTCTGTGCAGCCTCGGGGAATCATCCCGGAATACCTTCAATAGTGACGTTGAGATGATGGAGTACACTGCACGTGAGCAGGGTAGTGAGTACTTGCACAGCCCGCGGAGTCAGCAGATCTCAATGGAACGTGAGGCCTTCCTGCGGGGCGCAGTGGCATACAATCCAAAAGTTGCCTCCACGTCGAAATGGTCCAGCAGTCAGCAGAATCTCAGCCAAGGCCCCGTGAAGCAGTCCCCGTGTGAGTTGCAGCGTCAAAAGCCAATTGTGATGCGAAGTATCTCCACGGGGTATGACACCCCATCCACGGTGACGATACAGCATCATCAGCAGCCACCTGGAGGCAGTGGAGCAGGTGAGTCAAGTGGGGTGGCGAAGGAGCCCAAAACGAAGGGTGGTCGGAAGTCAAAGCGACAGAATAGTCTCGATGATGAACCCATAATGGTGTGA